A region of the Campylobacter subantarcticus LMG 24377 genome:
AAATTATTGTTTTGAATTTAGCAAGCAAAACTACATAGAGCAAATAGCAAGAGCAAGAACCTTTGGCTTTTTAAAGGATGTTCAAGCTTTAAGAGCTATGAATTTAGGTCTTGGTGGAAGCTTAGAAAACGCTGTTGTGATTGATGATAATCGTATTTTAAACCCTGAAGGTTTGCGTTTTAAAGATGAATTTGTACGCCATAAAATTTTAGATGCTATCGGGGATTTAACCTTGCTTGGATGTAGAGTTTTTGGAGATTATACTTCTTATGCAGGTTCGCACAAGCTTAATCATCTTTTAACCAAAGAACTTTTAAAAGATCCTAGTGCGTATGAAGTGGTAAGTTTAGAAAAAAGTACATATAAAGTTTATGAAAAGGTTTTTGCATAAAAAAGGTTACTTTGCTTTTAAATGCCATAGCAAAACCTTTGATGCTTGGTATTTATGAAAATGATGTATTGATAAAAACCATTGAGAGTGATTTAAAAGTTAGTGAAGTTTTGCCAAAAATATTGCAAGATTTACTTTTACAATATGAGCTTGAAAAGCTTATTTATGCGCATGGACCAGGATCTTATATGGGTATAAAGATTTCTTATGTTTCTTTTAAAACGCTAGCTATAATTAAAAGCATTCCCTTAAAGGCCATTAGTGCTTTTGAGCTAAACAATAACACTCCTATAGCCGCTAATAAGCATTTGTGTTTTGTAAAAAAAGATGATGATGAAATTATTTTAAAAAAGACACAAGCGGGAATTTTTTTTATGCCCCAAAGTTTAAAAGGTTTGAATTTTAGCAAAGAAAATACACCTTTTTATATTTTAGATGCGATTAATTAAGGTAAAAATGAAAATTTTAGCTCCTGCAACAAGTGCAAATTTAGGGCCTGGTTTTGATTGTTTGGGTTTGAGTTTAAAATATTTTAATCAAACCATAGTTGAAAAATCTAAATTTTTTAGCATTAGCATACATGGAGAAGGCGAAAATAATATTTATCTTAAAAAAAATAACACTTTTGTTAATATTTTTTATGAAATTTATCAAAGACTTAGTGGTAAAAAAGATAATTTCCGTTTTGTTTTTCAAAACAATATTCCTTTAGCAAGAGGTATGGGAAGCTCTTCTGCTGTGATAATTGGAGCCATTGCTTGTGCTTATGAATTAAGTGGGTTTAAAGCGGATAAAAATATCATTTTAAATGAAGCTTTAAGATATGAAAACCATCCAGATAACATAGCTCCAGCAGTGCTTGGGGGCTTTGTATGTGCATTAACTCATAATGAAAAAGTTTTAGCTATAAAAAAAGAAGTAGATAAAGACTTACAAGCTGTTATAACCATACCAAATGTAGCGATGAATACTCAAAAATCAAGAGCAGTTTTAGCTAAAAAAATCAACCTAGAAGATGGTGTTTTTAATCTTTGCCATGCTTCATTTTTAACTGCTTGTTTTTTGGAAAAAAAATATGACATGTTAAAATATGCAAGTTTGGATAAACTTCATCAAAACCAAAGAATGAAACTTTTACCAGAACTTTTTGAGGTGCAAAAACTAGCTTTAGATAATAATGCTCTCATGAGTACGCTTTCAGGTTCAGGTTCGAGTTTTTTTACTCTTGCTTATAAAGATGATGCAAAAAAAATCAAAGAAAAAATCAAAAATAAATTTGTTAAATTTAGAGTTGAACTTTTAGAATTTGATGATGAAGGCTTTAAAATTTGCTAAAAATTCCAAAAAAAAGATATAATTTTGAAAAATCATATACCCATTAGAATGTGCATTGTTTGCAAAGGTCGTTATGAAAAGCAGAGTTTGTATCGATTTCAGGTAAAAAATTCTCAAATTATCACTAAAGTGGAGTTTGGTAGGAGTTTATATATGTGTAATTCATGCTTTGAAAAAGATGAAAAAACATTACAAAAGGCTTTTATGAGAGCTTGTAAAGGCAATTTTTATGGCAGTATAAATCAGCAGGATTTAAAGGAGATATTTTTTAATGACAGATGTAAAGATTAGCGAAATCGCTCAAGAGTTAGGATATACTAGTAAAGAAATTATAGAAAAAGCCAATGAAATAGGCTTAGAAGATATAAAATCCCCTAACAAAAAAGTATCTTCTGAAATCGCAGAAGCAATTTACCAATATGTTCAATCAGGTGAAATACTAGATGTGGTAAAAAAAGTAGTTAAACCTAAAAAAGAAGGTGCGACTAAAAAATCTACAATTAAAAAAGAAGAGAAAAAATCTACTACTAAAAAAGAAACAAAAACTCTTGTTAAAGCAACAAATGAAAAAAAAGAAGAAAAGCAGCCTGAAAATCCTATTAAAAATGAAACCATAGAAGTAAAAAAAGAAGAAGTAAAGCTAGATGAAAAGCTAGGTTCTAATTTAAATTTAGCCAAAAGAAGAGGCTTGGTCATCGTTAAAAAGAAAAAAGAAGAAAGTAAAGAAACTCAAATAAACAAAGAAGAAAAAGATAACACGCAAACTACTCAAGGCTTAAGTCTTAGTATGATTTTTTCAAATTCAGATGAAAATTTAAAGAGAAAGAAAAAAGAAAAGAACCACCCTGTAGCAAGCAAAAAAGAAAGCGCCACCAAAATGGATCTTTTAGGAGATAAAGACTTTGCTGATATTTCTTTAGAAGATGATGATATGGTAGTTTTACCTGATTTTAGTGTAAAAGAAAACAAACCAGCGCAACCAGCAAACAAAAAACAACCAAGTATTTTAAAGCAATCTTTAAATAACTCTATCAACCCATTCGGCGAGGGTGGTATACAAAGAAGAAGTCGTAAAAAGCCACCTAAAAAGGTAGAGAAAAAAGAAAGTGAAACTATAACAAGTGTAAGCATATCTAAAGAAATTCGTGTGTATGAATTTGCTGAAAAACTTGGTAAAAACACCGGAGAAGTGATCTCTAAACTTTTTATGCTTGGTATGATGACGACTAAAAATGACTTTTTAGATGAGGATGCTATAGAAATTCTTGCAGCTGAATTTGGTGTGGAGATTAATATCATTGATGAAGCTGATGAGTTTGATTATGTAAAAGATTATGATGAAAATCAATCAGAAGAAAATTTAAGCCAAAGAGCTCCAGTTATCACTATTATGGGGCATGTGGATCATGGTAAGACTTCTTTGCTTGATTATATTAGAAAATCACGTATTGCAAGTGGCGAAGCAGGTGGGATTACTCAGCATGTTGGTGCTTACATGGTGGAAAAAAATGGTAGAAAAATCACCTTTATTGATACTCCAGGACACGAGGCATTTACTGCTATGCGTGCAAGGGGAGCTAGCATAACGGATATTGTTATTATCGTAGTTGCTGCAGATGATGGAGTAAAACTACAAACTAAAGAAGCGATCAATCATGCAAAAGCGGCTAATGTGCCTATCATCATTGCTATTAATAAAATGGATAAAGAAAACGCAAATCCTGACATGGTAAAAACCCAACTAGCAGAAATGGACATCATGCCAGTAGAATGGGGCGGAAGTCATGAGTTTGTGCCAGTTTCAGCTAAAAAAGGTGATGGTATAGAGGATTTACTTGAAATTGTATTATTACAAGCTGATATTTTAGAGCTTAAAGCAAATCCAAAAGCCCATGCTAAAGCAAGTATTATAGAATCTTCAGTGCAAAAAGGTAGAGGTCCTGTGGCTACTATCATCGTGCAAAATGGTACTTTAAGAGTAGGAAATACAGTCGTAGCAGGGGAAGCTTATGGTAAAGTGCGTGCTATGAGTGATGATCAAGGCAAAGCTTTAAAAGAAATATGTCCAGGTGAGTGCGGAGTGATCATAGGTCTTAGTGAAGTGGCCGATGCGGGAGAAACGCTAATAGCTGTAGATAGTGATAAGCAAGCAAGAGAATATGCTAATAAACGCCATGAATACAACCGCCAAAAAGAACTAAGCAAATCCACTAAAGTAAGCATAGATGAGCTTGGTGCAAAAATCAAAGAAGGCAATTTAAAAGCCCTACCTGTGATCTTAAAAGCAGATGTGCAAGGTTCACTTGAAGCGATTAAGGCTAGTTTAGAAAAACTTAAAAACGATGAGATTAAGGTTAATATCATCCATAGTGGCGTAGGTGGTATCACTCAAAGTGATATAGAGCTTGCAAGTGCGAGTGAAAACTCTATCGTTTTAGGTTTTAATATACGTCCAACTGGTGAGATCAAAGAACGCGCTAAAGATAAAGGCGTAGAGATAAAAACTTATAATGTTATTTATAACTTGCTTGATGATGTAAAAGCCTTACTAGGTGGTATGATGAGTCCTATCATCTCTGAAGAACAACTTGGCCAAGCTGAAATTCGCCAAGTGATCAATGTACCAAAACTAGGACAAATCGCAGGTTGTATGGTAACAGAAGGCACGATCAATCGTGGCGCGAAAATCAGGCTCATTAGAGATGGGGTTGTGGTATTTGAAGGTAATGTAAGCTCACTTAAACGCTTTAAAGATGATGTAAGAGAAGTTGCAAAAGGCTATGAATGCGGTGTAGGCATAGAAGGTTGTAATGATATGAGAGTGGGCGATTATATAGAAAGTTACAAAGAAGTTGAGGAACAAGTAAGCCTATGAACCCAGCTGAAATCAAAAAGCTACGCACAGAAAGCATTTTAAAAGAGCTTATACCAGAAGCTTTAGCAAATTTAGACAACGAAGCTTTAAAAAATTTGTGCGTAGTGGATGTAGAGTGTAAAAAAGGCAGATATGATGCTTTTGTGTATTTAGATAAAATGTTTTTTAACATCCAAGAGCAAGAAATCATACTCAATCAACTTAAAAAAGCTGCCCGTGCTTTGCAAAATTACTGTATGAGTGAGCAAGGGTGGTATAGATGTCCGAATTTTCACTTTAAGTTTGATGATAGATTAGAGTATCAAAACCATATGGATGCTTTGTTTGAAAAAATCAAAAAGGAACAAAATGAATCTTGAAGCACTTTGTAAAGAAGTAGGACTTAGCTTTTATGATGATGAGCTAACAAGTGAAAATGGTAGAAAGATTTATAGAATTTATGTGCAAAAAGAAGGCGGGGTAAATCTTGATGATTGTGCTAGGCTTAGTGAGATTTTATCGCCTATTTTTGATGTAGAACCACCTGTGAGTGGGGAGTATTTTTTAGAAGTATCAAGCTGTGGGCTTGAAAGAAAACTTAGCAAAATCGAGCATTTTGCAAAAAGTATTAATGAACTTGTAAAAATCACAACCAATGAAAAAGAAAAAATCGAAGCAAAAATCATCGCTGTAGATGGTGAAAATATCATTTTAGAAAATTTAGAAACTCAAGAAAAAACTACTATAAATTTTAGCGACATAAGAAAAGCTAAAACCTTTATGGAGTGGTAAGTGAAATTAAGCCATTTGCTTGAGAATAAAAGCATTAATTCTCAACTTATTGCATTTTTTAATACTAGAATATTAAAAGATAATTTTAAACAAAACTTTAATATTCAGGCAAAATATGGCTTAAGTAAATTTTATAAAATTGATGAAAAAATACAAAATTGTTTAGCCTATAAAACAAATGTAAATTTAATTAGTTATTCTTCTTTGCCTTTTGAATATAAAAAATTTGGCTTGCATTTTGTAACAATTGAAAATGATTTATCTTTAGAGCTTGATGATTATTTTAATGCATTATATGCAAACATTATGACTTTATTTTATCAAAATTACGATGAAGTTAAGTTTGAGAGGCAACTTTTAAATGCTATTTTTGCGTTAAATGGAAGTGTAGATTTTAATCGTAATTTATATACGGTTGATATTAATACGAAATATTGCACAAAAAACTATTTTTCAAAATATTTTAAATTGATTTTAAATTTAAAACCCGCATTATTAAATATTAATTTTAGAGAACTTCAACCTGATTATTATAAATTTAATAAAAGAAGAGCAATGCAATTTCGTGCAAATTTAAATTATGTAGGAAAAAATTTAGAATATTTAAATGTTTATAAAATGAATTTACTTAAAAAAAATAAAGAAAAAATTCGGATTGTTTCTTTAGAAAGAGAGAGTAAAAACAATTTACTTGAACGTTTTGATTTTTATTCTAAATTTATTTTAGAAAAAAGTACGGTTAATGTCGATGATTTAAGAAGAAAGCTAGAATTTGATGAAAATATAGAACAAGGTAGAAACTATAGAAAAAATAATATTTTGACTATGGCAAGAAATTTGTTACCTGATTTATGTGCAGCTTGCAATAAAACTTATAATATTGATGATAGAAGTTTTAAAATGAAAAATGGTTTTTATTATTTGGAATTGCATCACAATATTGCTTTTGCATATTCTAATGAATGTGATGAACTTGATAATCTTGTAAAACTTTGTCCAACTTGTCATAGAGCTTTAAGTAGAAATAGAGCAGATGAAGAATATCAAAAAGAGCTTATAAAAAATATTTTAGATTTTTCAAATGATGCAAAAGAATTTGCAAAAATAATAAGTAAAATCAATGATGATGAAAAATTAGTAGATTTCATTTTTGAAGCTTTGAGATGAGATTTAAAATTTTAGATTTATTTTGTGGAGCAGGTGGCTTTTCTAATGGCTTTGAGCAAAATGAAAATTTTAAAACAATTATCGGGGTTGATTTTAATAAATTTGCACTAGAAACTTTTAAATATAATCATCCAAATTCAAAGGTTATTTGTGGTGATTTAAAAGATGCTTTGATTAAAAGTTATGTCATTGAGGAGGCGCAAAAAAATGGCGTAAATATGATTATAGGGGGTCCCCCTTGTCAAGGTTTTTCAAGTAAAGGTAAAAATTTAGGTTTGCAAGATGAAAGAAACTTTTTATTTAAAGAGTATTTAGAAATTGTAAAAATCATCAAACCCGACATCTTTATTATAGAAAATGTAAAAAATTTAATCACTTGTGAAAATTCTTATTTTTTAAATGAAATAAAAAAAGAAATTGAAAAATTAGATTATAAATTAGAATATAAAGTTTTAAATGCATTTGATTTTGGTATTCCGCAAAATAGACAAAGAGCATTTTTGATAGCTTCTAAAATTTTCAAATTTGATTTTTCCAAAATGAAAAAAAAAGATAAGATAAGTGTTAGAGATGCTATTAGTGATTTGGCTTATTTAAGTTCTGGTGAAGGATTTGATGAAAGCGAATATTTGTTTAAAGCTCAAAGTGCCTACCAAAAGCTTTTAAGAGGTAAAAAATTATTTAATCACAAGGCAACAAATCATTCTCAAATTGCCATCGATAAATTAAAGCTTATTCCTGCTGAAAGTGGAAAAGAATTTTTACCGAAAAATTTACATGGAAAACAGCAGTTTAAAACAACTTGGAGTAGACTTAAATGGGACGAGATGAGTCCCACTATAGATACACGTTTTGATACACCAAGTAATGGAAAAAATTCTCATCCTTTTTTACATCGCTCCATTACACCTAGAGAAGCAGCTAGAATTCAAAGTTTTAGTGATGATTTTAGATTTTTAGGGATTAAAACAGAAATCTGTAAACAAATTGGCAATGCAGTTCCCCCGCTTTTGGCTAAAGCGATTGCGGAAGCCATTATGGAGCAAATATGAAAGAAAATATTAGATTGTTTAATGATGATTGCTTGCAAATTGCTCTACAACTTAAAAAAGAAAATATGATTTTTGATTCTATTATTACAGACCCACCTTATAATATTTCAAAAGAAAATAATTTTCATACCCTAAAGAACAAAAGACAAGGTGTTGATTTTGGAGAGTGGGATAAAGAATTTGATACTTGTGAGTGGATTAAATATTTTGCACCTTTGGTTGCAAAAAATGGTTCCATGATAATATTTTGTTCTTATTTGTACCTTAGTTTTATTATTAAAAAGCTTGAAATTTGCGAATTTACAACTAAAGATATTTTAAGATGGGAAAAAACTAATCCTATGCCAAGAAATGTTAATAGGCGCTATGTACAAGATTGTGAGTTTGCTATTTGGGCTGTTAAAAATGGCGCTAAATGGACTTTTAATAAATCTATAGAGAGTAAATATTTAAAACCTTGTTTTAAAACTTCTTTGGTAAGCGGTGGAGAAAAAACTTCTCATCCTACACAAAAAAGTTTAAAATTGATGAAACAAATTATCCAAATTCATACTAATGAAAATGATTTAATATGTGACCCTTTTATGGGTAGCGGAACAACAGGTTTGGCAAGTGTTAGCTTGGGGCGAAAATTTGTAGGAATTGAACTCGATAAAGAATATTTTCAAATTGCAAAAGATAGATTGCAAAATATTTATTATTGAATGAAAGTTATATATAGAAAATAAAATGATCTTGGATGCCAAATGGAAAATTCCAGATGATAACGAAGATGAGAAAAAGCATGGCATATCGCAAAGCGATTTATACCAAATGTTTGCTTATGCAAACAAATACGAGATAAAGGAAATTTATCTTATTTATCCTCTATGTGAGAGAACTTTTGACTTAAGAGAGAAATTAAAAACTAAAGATATTAAGTTTTTAGCACAAGGTTTTTTAAAAGCTTACGATGAACATGTAAAGCTTAAGGTGTTTTTCGCACCTTTGCCTTTTTAGGAAGTAATATGAATCACGAATTTTATATGAATTTAGCCATAGATGAAGCTTGGAAATATCAGCTTTTAACCTACCCAAATCCAGCCGTAGGCTGTGTGATCTTGGATAAAAATGGCAAAATTTTAAGCATAGAAGCACACAAAGAAGCGGGCAAGGCTCATGCAGAGCTTGAAGCAGTGAGTAAAGCCTTAAAAGCGCTTAATCCAAATTTAGATTTACCACAAAATGCAAACGATTTACATGAGTTTATTTGTCAAAATCATCAGGGGTTGTTAAAAGGTGCTAGTGCTTATGTGAGTTTAGAACCTTGCAATCATCAGGGCAAAACCCCACCTTGTGCGAAACTTTTTAGCGCACTTGGCTTTAGTGAAGTTTTTATCGCTACTAAAGATGAGCATAAACTCGCAAGTGGTGGAGCAGGGTTTTTAAAAGATCAAGGCATAAAAGTTCACATGGGAATTTGCGAGCAAAGAGCCAAAGAGCTTTTAAAACCTTTTTTAAAATGGCAAAAGTCAAATTTTAAATTTTTTAAACTAGCCCTTTCTTT
Encoded here:
- a CDS encoding HNH endonuclease signature motif containing protein, with amino-acid sequence MKLSHLLENKSINSQLIAFFNTRILKDNFKQNFNIQAKYGLSKFYKIDEKIQNCLAYKTNVNLISYSSLPFEYKKFGLHFVTIENDLSLELDDYFNALYANIMTLFYQNYDEVKFERQLLNAIFALNGSVDFNRNLYTVDINTKYCTKNYFSKYFKLILNLKPALLNINFRELQPDYYKFNKRRAMQFRANLNYVGKNLEYLNVYKMNLLKKNKEKIRIVSLERESKNNLLERFDFYSKFILEKSTVNVDDLRRKLEFDENIEQGRNYRKNNILTMARNLLPDLCAACNKTYNIDDRSFKMKNGFYYLELHHNIAFAYSNECDELDNLVKLCPTCHRALSRNRADEEYQKELIKNILDFSNDAKEFAKIISKINDDEKLVDFIFEALR
- a CDS encoding DNA-methyltransferase, producing the protein MKENIRLFNDDCLQIALQLKKENMIFDSIITDPPYNISKENNFHTLKNKRQGVDFGEWDKEFDTCEWIKYFAPLVAKNGSMIIFCSYLYLSFIIKKLEICEFTTKDILRWEKTNPMPRNVNRRYVQDCEFAIWAVKNGAKWTFNKSIESKYLKPCFKTSLVSGGEKTSHPTQKSLKLMKQIIQIHTNENDLICDPFMGSGTTGLASVSLGRKFVGIELDKEYFQIAKDRLQNIYY
- the thrB gene encoding homoserine kinase; this translates as MKILAPATSANLGPGFDCLGLSLKYFNQTIVEKSKFFSISIHGEGENNIYLKKNNTFVNIFYEIYQRLSGKKDNFRFVFQNNIPLARGMGSSSAVIIGAIACAYELSGFKADKNIILNEALRYENHPDNIAPAVLGGFVCALTHNEKVLAIKKEVDKDLQAVITIPNVAMNTQKSRAVLAKKINLEDGVFNLCHASFLTACFLEKKYDMLKYASLDKLHQNQRMKLLPELFEVQKLALDNNALMSTLSGSGSSFFTLAYKDDAKKIKEKIKNKFVKFRVELLEFDDEGFKIC
- a CDS encoding glycoprotease, with protein sequence MLGIYENDVLIKTIESDLKVSEVLPKILQDLLLQYELEKLIYAHGPGSYMGIKISYVSFKTLAIIKSIPLKAISAFELNNNTPIAANKHLCFVKKDDDEIILKKTQAGIFFMPQSLKGLNFSKENTPFYILDAIN
- the rimP gene encoding ribosome maturation factor RimP codes for the protein MNLEALCKEVGLSFYDDELTSENGRKIYRIYVQKEGGVNLDDCARLSEILSPIFDVEPPVSGEYFLEVSSCGLERKLSKIEHFAKSINELVKITTNEKEKIEAKIIAVDGENIILENLETQEKTTINFSDIRKAKTFMEW
- a CDS encoding DUF448 domain-containing protein; protein product: MCIVCKGRYEKQSLYRFQVKNSQIITKVEFGRSLYMCNSCFEKDEKTLQKAFMRACKGNFYGSINQQDLKEIFFNDRCKD
- the ribD gene encoding bifunctional diaminohydroxyphosphoribosylaminopyrimidine deaminase/5-amino-6-(5-phosphoribosylamino)uracil reductase RibD; the protein is MNHEFYMNLAIDEAWKYQLLTYPNPAVGCVILDKNGKILSIEAHKEAGKAHAELEAVSKALKALNPNLDLPQNANDLHEFICQNHQGLLKGASAYVSLEPCNHQGKTPPCAKLFSALGFSEVFIATKDEHKLASGGAGFLKDQGIKVHMGICEQRAKELLKPFLKWQKSNFKFFKLALSLNGSAYGKIVSSKASRTYAHTLRSKLDLLVVGGETIRHDRPILDARLAQAKAPNLCILSRQNLESFDPNIPLFSVPEREIFTNIPSEAKLIMYEGGENFLKAFKDELDMLLIFSSSNLNTFENVKLDLKLKPLYKGFLENDTYGFYEIIKS
- the rbfA gene encoding 30S ribosome-binding factor RbfA — protein: MNPAEIKKLRTESILKELIPEALANLDNEALKNLCVVDVECKKGRYDAFVYLDKMFFNIQEQEIILNQLKKAARALQNYCMSEQGWYRCPNFHFKFDDRLEYQNHMDALFEKIKKEQNES
- a CDS encoding DNA cytosine methyltransferase, encoding MRFKILDLFCGAGGFSNGFEQNENFKTIIGVDFNKFALETFKYNHPNSKVICGDLKDALIKSYVIEEAQKNGVNMIIGGPPCQGFSSKGKNLGLQDERNFLFKEYLEIVKIIKPDIFIIENVKNLITCENSYFLNEIKKEIEKLDYKLEYKVLNAFDFGIPQNRQRAFLIASKIFKFDFSKMKKKDKISVRDAISDLAYLSSGEGFDESEYLFKAQSAYQKLLRGKKLFNHKATNHSQIAIDKLKLIPAESGKEFLPKNLHGKQQFKTTWSRLKWDEMSPTIDTRFDTPSNGKNSHPFLHRSITPREAARIQSFSDDFRFLGIKTEICKQIGNAVPPLLAKAIAEAIMEQI
- the infB gene encoding translation initiation factor IF-2, whose translation is MTDVKISEIAQELGYTSKEIIEKANEIGLEDIKSPNKKVSSEIAEAIYQYVQSGEILDVVKKVVKPKKEGATKKSTIKKEEKKSTTKKETKTLVKATNEKKEEKQPENPIKNETIEVKKEEVKLDEKLGSNLNLAKRRGLVIVKKKKEESKETQINKEEKDNTQTTQGLSLSMIFSNSDENLKRKKKEKNHPVASKKESATKMDLLGDKDFADISLEDDDMVVLPDFSVKENKPAQPANKKQPSILKQSLNNSINPFGEGGIQRRSRKKPPKKVEKKESETITSVSISKEIRVYEFAEKLGKNTGEVISKLFMLGMMTTKNDFLDEDAIEILAAEFGVEINIIDEADEFDYVKDYDENQSEENLSQRAPVITIMGHVDHGKTSLLDYIRKSRIASGEAGGITQHVGAYMVEKNGRKITFIDTPGHEAFTAMRARGASITDIVIIVVAADDGVKLQTKEAINHAKAANVPIIIAINKMDKENANPDMVKTQLAEMDIMPVEWGGSHEFVPVSAKKGDGIEDLLEIVLLQADILELKANPKAHAKASIIESSVQKGRGPVATIIVQNGTLRVGNTVVAGEAYGKVRAMSDDQGKALKEICPGECGVIIGLSEVADAGETLIAVDSDKQAREYANKRHEYNRQKELSKSTKVSIDELGAKIKEGNLKALPVILKADVQGSLEAIKASLEKLKNDEIKVNIIHSGVGGITQSDIELASASENSIVLGFNIRPTGEIKERAKDKGVEIKTYNVIYNLLDDVKALLGGMMSPIISEEQLGQAEIRQVINVPKLGQIAGCMVTEGTINRGAKIRLIRDGVVVFEGNVSSLKRFKDDVREVAKGYECGVGIEGCNDMRVGDYIESYKEVEEQVSL